AACACTTTGTTCTATGGTCATCTCAACaaacgaatctgtttcaagattgctGGACAATCTGTTGCTGAAGATATTGGAAAAaattactgaattgaaattatacaaaatcaattctaacttatctattAAGATggcctgagcggataatctcagactgCTACCGGGGTTAGTTTTACCAAACTTTTGATGGTCCAAGTTGCGGAGTTGATGTGGTGCATAGTAGAATCGGGAGTCGAACGTCGAGTCATGGGATTTGCTGAGTAAGATACcgaggcctgcacacaacgtaatttccttgaaacagattcgcctcaCCTCAAGATGTGCTTCAAGGTTCTCTCAAGTTGTTTGTTTCTCAAGATACAATGGTAAAACCACACAcgaaccaagcactggttgttcgtaGTAAACCACCTGAGTGATATCACAAGTAGTTCAGCCAAacggatgcacgactgagagagtTTTGTGGGAGAACACGGGTGGACAGAGGGTCGCTTCCTGCTCTTCCTCTCGCGCTCTCTTATCTTCCACTACTATCcactttgctcaagatccaacctctttatataggagctATCATCTTGCCTATAATGAATGCCCAAATTATAATCATTTAATGCTTGATTTAATATCgttattaatgagtttaatgttcATTAATGTCAAGACGTTATAGAATCATTATAaatgagtttaatgtcaccaTTAATGCTGAGAAATTATAAAATCACCATTAATGTCAAGATTTTATGAAATCactattaattttatattaatgcttCTGTTACACTCTTGAGTAGAAAGCAAAAAGAGATTTAGGTGACAAAACATTAGTTCATTGACTTAGACAAATCTTGCCTTAATCGGCCCGACATTCGACATGCACAGGTACTCGTGCTTGTACATGAGTCATGCTTGGTTCAGTATAATCTAGGCCTTAGATTTGTATCCACTCTtgtgcacccacgcgtgagagtaTCTTACCATAGATATGTTTGCAACATCAATACACAtaccataatttaaaccaacaataaagtcaAAAGACTTCTAATATGGAACTAAAAATCCATGTACAATAGGATCTCTTCATTTTtatctctttattccattcatatTTCTAACATGTATATCCAACATGAGGTTATCATCTTTCAGACAGAAGTCCTGAAGGGGAATAAGATCTGAAGCCAATACAGCGTGAGCGGAAGCCAAGGCGAGGAGTTCGACGAGGAGTAGTTTAACAGCCATAGTTTTGATTAATTGTATCACTGAGCTGAGCTAGCTAGCAATTCTGATGGTGAATGCAATGCAATGCTATGCATACATTAATGGGTTTACATAGAGAAGAAGTAGAGGTTTGAAACAATCTTCCAGCTCTGCTTTGCTTTCATTTGGTGCCGTGCACGAGAAGAGATATCATGAAATGGTAAACGCGCATGACATGCTCAGTCTTCACCTGCTCCTTAATCATCAGAGTAACTACTTGGTCTTATCTTATTACTTGACAGATTAAAAGTTTTCGCCTGAGAATTTGACCATATGGCGCTAGCAACTACAAGACATGCACAAATTAAGCCAATTGACTTAGTCCTCCACGTCCTTTATATTAATTTACTTGGCCAACATAGAAGCAAATTAGAATGGGCAACACAATACGTTTAtcgtattaattaattgattgtaTTGGCTTGTACTTAATTAATCCACGCTCCCATTAATGTTCATATTTGAATTATACATTTATAATAAGTCAAAGTCAAAGTAAGTTAAGATTATTTCAAACCTTCTAGTCTGATAGTCTATATATACATCCCTTCCCTCTAACCTATTCGTACATCATTGCAGCTAGCAAACAACTTGATCGCAACCAACCCTCGTTTCTACTCTTTTATATATTAATCTCCTAAACAAATTAATTAGCTAAGATGACACCTAAAATTCTTCTGGTTATTGCTGCTCTCCTTGCTTTGCAATTAGCTACCTCTCGTGTAGTATGGGCATCTGATCCTAGTCCGCTTCAAGACTTTTGCGTCGCCGATAACAGCTCCAAAGGTTTATATACATAACTTCTTCTCCCTTAGCTTAGCTTGGTTGATTTAATTTAGAGTGGCTTGTCTAATTACATCTTATGTATTCATTGGTTCCTTGATTTACAGTGTTTGTCAATGGATTCGTTTGCAAGAGCATGGATGACGTGAAAGCCGAAGACTTCTTCACCTATGGCCTCGACAAGCCCGGCAACACCATAAACAAGCTAGGCTCCAACGTCCATGCAATCAATGTGAATACAATTCCTGGGCTCAACACGCTCGGCATCTCCATGGCTCGCATCGACTTCGCCCCTCACGGACTCAACCCACCCCACACTCACCCTCGCGCCACTGAGATCCTCACCGTGCTAGAAGGGGAGCTCTATGTTGGCTTTGTGACATCCAACATCGGCCAAACCAACCGCCTATTCACCAAGATTCTGAAGAAGGGCGATGTGTTTGTGTTCCCTCAAGGCCTTATCCACTTCCAATTCAACCGTGGCCATACAAGAGCTATTGCAATCGCTGCTCTAAGTAGCCAAAACCCCGGTACCATAACCGTTGCAAATGCAGTATTTGGCTCAAAACCCTCCGTATCCGATGAAGTTCTCGCTAAGGCTTTCCAAGTGGATCGGAAGATTGTTGACCAACTCCAAGCTCAATTCTGGATGGATAACAACAATTAGACATATAGGAGACGTGTGTGTGCGCGCGTTTTGAATATATTATCAATATCGTCAGTATGCATAGGTTTTTATAACCAGCATAATTGACTTACTTAATAAAGTAATTTATCATGTAACCGtttaatttatttcaataatAATGATGATAATAAGAGATTTTATTTGAATAATGATAATATGAGATTTTGTTTGAAGCCCAGTTTAATCATCAtactattttattttaagaatATGAATCTTTTACTaatttagtaaaatttaaaattaaattatgttaatatttttttcttcactaaatttaaaatttattagtaatttttaattatattttatataaaaaatatgtacTCTAATGATTATCTTTAGTTTCACATCTTAAAATTTACAACACCTCAAgcggaaaattttttataaatatcttgagtcggtaaaattaaaaaatttatttttcttgatcttttgatTAAGATCAGTAtagtatttatttttatcaatttaatatttgatataaaaattaaattaattttttatgagataaaaattattacaataatttattattaaGATTCTCAAGCGCCATCTTTATATTGTACTACTATATAACCTAATGCATCCTTACATAATCTAATTTATGGGCCTACTGTATGAACGTGGTATCTCCATATAAAATCTAATTTATGAGCTAGGGTATTAATTTACCCCTATATTATATTATACAGATAATTATGCATGTGCACGATAGCTACTCCTCGTAAAGATAAAAGCACTCCTAACCTAATGAGTGTAAAAGTTTGTATGGTATATCCAACCTACCATATTTATTCCACATTCCTAGCTTTTTTGACTTGCCTATTTCGATTGAGATTTTTATTGGTGGCAAAAGATGAGTGCGTTCGTTCCCAGTATCCCCATCAACTCGTCCCAAGGTCAACATGGAGAAGGTAAAAGGCGATTGAGATTTTCATGacctattgttgtttgattaattATAGGGCATATTGACGTGATTTGTCCATCCCATCTAATTGCATGCTTAACACAATTAATAGTCCCCTCGGGACGGTGTGATGGTTAAGGTATATGATGTTACcatatgaggtcttggggtcgaaactcggcgtgaccgagcataacctcccccatgtcttggccatttgcactaatagctagtagtcacccatgatttacctcctccgtgttggcctagggacgggttggcgggggcgctgggggcgagcgaatcgcctttttgccacatgCTTAATACAATTAATAGTCCCCTCGGATGAGTCTAATGGCTAGCACATGAGATATTGCCACTAATGAGGT
This region of Zingiber officinale cultivar Zhangliang chromosome 9A, Zo_v1.1, whole genome shotgun sequence genomic DNA includes:
- the LOC122020730 gene encoding putative germin-like protein 2-3 — its product is MTPKILLVIAALLALQLATSRVVWASDPSPLQDFCVADNSSKVFVNGFVCKSMDDVKAEDFFTYGLDKPGNTINKLGSNVHAINVNTIPGLNTLGISMARIDFAPHGLNPPHTHPRATEILTVLEGELYVGFVTSNIGQTNRLFTKILKKGDVFVFPQGLIHFQFNRGHTRAIAIAALSSQNPGTITVANAVFGSKPSVSDEVLAKAFQVDRKIVDQLQAQFWMDNNN